From the Rhodoferax sp. WC2427 genome, one window contains:
- a CDS encoding ABC transporter substrate-binding protein, which yields MKMRYSILAIAAACALTGHAFADEAAAKKWIDSEFQPSTLSKDKQAAEMKWFMDAAKKLQAKGVKEISVVSETLTTHEYESKTLAKAFEEITGIKVKHDVIQEGDVVEKLQTSMQSGKSIYDGWVSDSDLIGTHYRYGKILSLTDYMVGAGKDYTNPDLDLKDFIGTSFTTAPDKKMYQLPDQQFANLYWFRADLFARQDLKDKFKAKYGYDLGVPQNWSAYEDIAEFFTNDVKTIDGKQIYGHMDYGKKDPSLGWRFTDAWLSMAGTADVGIPNGMPVDEWGIRVGADKCTPVGASVSRGGATNSPPAVYALTKYIDWMKKYAPKEAMGMTFGESGPVPAQGQIAQQIFWYTAFTADMVKPGLPVVNADGTPKWRMAPGPNGPYWKQGMQNGYQDVGSWTFFKDHDADKVAAAWLYAQFVTSKTVSLKKSITGLTFVRDSDIRADYFTQNANKYGGLIEFYRSPARVAWTPTGTNVPDYPKLAQLWWKNVAQAVTGEKTPQGAMDNLAEEMDQVMSRLERAGMAHCAPKLNPKGDPNKYLSDKGAPWKKLANEKPKGETIAYETLLNAWKNGKVR from the coding sequence ATGAAGATGCGTTATTCCATACTGGCCATTGCAGCGGCTTGCGCGCTGACCGGCCACGCTTTCGCCGACGAGGCGGCCGCCAAGAAGTGGATCGACAGCGAGTTCCAGCCTTCGACCTTGAGCAAAGACAAGCAAGCGGCTGAAATGAAGTGGTTCATGGATGCTGCCAAGAAACTGCAGGCCAAGGGCGTGAAGGAAATCTCGGTGGTATCCGAGACCTTGACCACCCATGAATACGAGTCCAAGACGCTGGCCAAGGCGTTTGAAGAGATCACCGGCATCAAGGTCAAGCACGACGTGATCCAGGAGGGCGATGTGGTCGAGAAGCTGCAAACCTCGATGCAGTCGGGCAAGTCGATCTACGACGGCTGGGTGTCCGACTCGGACCTGATTGGCACGCACTACCGCTACGGCAAAATTCTGTCGCTGACCGACTACATGGTGGGCGCAGGCAAGGACTACACCAATCCCGATCTGGATTTGAAAGACTTCATCGGCACCAGCTTCACCACTGCGCCCGACAAGAAGATGTACCAACTGCCCGACCAGCAGTTTGCCAATCTGTACTGGTTCCGCGCCGACCTGTTTGCCCGCCAGGACCTGAAGGACAAGTTCAAGGCCAAGTATGGTTATGACCTGGGTGTGCCGCAGAACTGGTCGGCCTACGAGGACATCGCCGAATTCTTTACCAATGACGTGAAGACCATCGACGGCAAGCAGATCTACGGCCATATGGACTACGGCAAAAAAGACCCTTCGCTGGGCTGGCGCTTTACTGATGCCTGGCTGTCCATGGCCGGTACCGCAGACGTGGGCATTCCCAACGGCATGCCGGTGGACGAATGGGGTATCCGCGTGGGTGCCGACAAGTGCACGCCCGTGGGTGCGTCGGTTTCGCGCGGCGGTGCCACCAACTCACCCCCTGCGGTCTACGCCCTGACCAAGTACATCGACTGGATGAAGAAGTACGCGCCCAAGGAAGCCATGGGCATGACCTTTGGTGAGTCGGGCCCCGTGCCTGCACAGGGCCAGATTGCCCAGCAGATATTCTGGTACACCGCCTTTACCGCCGACATGGTCAAGCCCGGCCTGCCTGTGGTGAACGCCGACGGCACACCCAAGTGGCGCATGGCTCCTGGCCCGAACGGCCCGTACTGGAAGCAAGGCATGCAAAACGGCTACCAGGACGTAGGCTCCTGGACCTTCTTCAAGGACCACGACGCCGACAAAGTAGCCGCAGCCTGGCTGTATGCCCAGTTTGTGACCAGCAAGACGGTATCGTTGAAGAAATCGATTACCGGCCTGACCTTTGTCCGTGACAGCGACATCCGTGCCGACTACTTCACGCAAAACGCCAACAAGTATGGCGGCCTGATCGAGTTCTACCGCAGCCCCGCACGCGTCGCCTGGACCCCCACCGGCACCAACGTGCCCGACTACCCCAAGCTGGCCCAGCTGTGGTGGAAGAACGTGGCCCAGGCCGTGACGGGTGAGAAGACCCCGCAAGGTGCCATGGACAACCTGGCAGAAGAGATGGACCAGGTCATGTCGCGGCTTGAACGTGCCGGCATGGCGCATTGCGCACCCAAGCTCAATCCCAAGGGTGACCCCAACAAGTACCTGAGCGACAAGGGTGCCCCATGGAAGAAGCTGGCCAACGAAAAACCCAAGGGTGAAACCATTGCCTACGAAACGCTATTGAACGCGTGGAAGAATGGCAAGGTCCGTTAA
- a CDS encoding DUF2160 domain-containing protein yields the protein MFEWMAWTLPVAVFFICIALMLVGMTVWEIKSPTTLRRGFLPMETTRGDRLFMGLLSAAYVNLIFVGLSGKFAEWFGLDGDPSIWISFVLSMVLLAVIMRKG from the coding sequence ATGTTTGAGTGGATGGCGTGGACCTTGCCGGTCGCAGTTTTCTTTATTTGCATCGCGCTGATGCTGGTGGGCATGACGGTGTGGGAGATCAAGTCGCCCACCACCTTGCGGCGCGGCTTTCTGCCGATGGAAACCACCCGGGGTGACCGTCTGTTCATGGGCTTGCTGAGTGCGGCCTATGTGAACCTGATTTTTGTGGGCTTGAGCGGCAAGTTTGCCGAGTGGTTCGGCCTGGATGGCGATCCGTCGATCTGGATCAGCTTTGTGCTGTCCATGGTGCTGCTGGCCGTGATCATGCGCAAGGGTTGA
- a CDS encoding carbohydrate ABC transporter permease, giving the protein MNKPKFQKRTIFLFAYIVFALLPIYWMVNMSFKTNQEIVASFSLFPQHFTWDNYHTILTDPSWYSGYINSLIYVSMNMVITLTVALPAAYAFSRYSFLGDKHVFFWLLTNRMTPPAVFLLPFFQLYTTVGLMDTHLAVALAHLLFSVPLAVWILEGFMSGIPREIDETAYIDGYTFPRFFITIFLPLIKAGVGVAAFFCFMFSWVELLLARTLTSVNAKPIVATMTRTVSASGMDWATLAAAGVLTIVPGAIVIWFVRNYIAKGFAMGRV; this is encoded by the coding sequence ATGAATAAACCTAAATTTCAGAAGCGGACGATCTTTCTGTTCGCCTACATCGTGTTTGCCTTGTTGCCCATCTACTGGATGGTCAACATGTCGTTCAAGACCAACCAGGAAATCGTGGCCAGCTTTTCGCTGTTTCCCCAGCACTTCACCTGGGACAATTACCACACCATCCTGACCGATCCATCGTGGTACTCGGGCTACATCAACAGCCTGATCTACGTCAGCATGAACATGGTGATCACCCTCACCGTGGCCCTGCCCGCGGCGTACGCGTTTTCGCGCTACAGCTTCCTGGGCGACAAGCATGTGTTCTTCTGGTTGTTGACCAACCGCATGACCCCGCCTGCGGTGTTCTTGCTGCCGTTCTTCCAGCTCTACACCACAGTGGGCCTGATGGACACCCACCTGGCCGTGGCACTGGCGCATTTGCTGTTCAGCGTGCCGCTGGCGGTGTGGATTCTGGAGGGCTTCATGAGCGGCATCCCGCGGGAGATCGACGAGACCGCCTACATCGACGGCTACACCTTCCCCCGCTTTTTCATCACCATCTTCCTGCCGCTGATCAAGGCCGGTGTGGGTGTGGCGGCGTTCTTCTGCTTCATGTTCAGCTGGGTGGAGCTGTTGCTGGCCCGCACCCTGACCAGCGTGAACGCCAAGCCCATCGTGGCCACCATGACGCGCACGGTGTCGGCGTCCGGCATGGACTGGGCCACCCTGGCGGCGGCGGGCGTGTTGACCATTGTGCCGGGGGCCATCGTGATCTGGTTTGTGCGCAACTACATCGCAAAAGGTTTTGCGATGGGCCGAGTTTGA
- a CDS encoding carbohydrate ABC transporter permease yields MSTTTKPVNQKAWFLILPVLICVAFSAIIPLMTVVNYSVQDIISPERRVFVGTEWFVAVMRDEELHAALLRQLTFSLSVLAVELPLGILLALSMPADGWKASVVLVIVSLSLLIPWNVVGTIWQIFGRSDIGLLGAALQGMGIEYSYTGNATHAWLTVLLMDVWHWTPLVALLGYAGLRSIPDAYYQAARIDGASKLAVFRYIQLPKMRGVLMIGVLLRFMDSFMIYTEPFVLTGGGPGNATTFLSQFLTQKAVGQFDLGPAAAFSLIYFLIILLLCFILYNWMQRVGTQEKEGGHE; encoded by the coding sequence ATGAGCACTACGACGAAGCCGGTAAACCAGAAGGCCTGGTTCTTGATACTGCCGGTACTGATCTGCGTGGCGTTTTCCGCCATCATTCCGCTGATGACAGTGGTGAACTATTCGGTGCAAGACATCATCTCGCCCGAGCGCCGCGTGTTTGTGGGCACCGAGTGGTTTGTGGCGGTGATGCGCGACGAAGAGCTGCACGCCGCACTTCTGCGCCAGTTGACGTTCTCGCTGTCGGTGCTGGCGGTGGAGCTGCCGCTGGGCATCTTGTTGGCCTTGTCCATGCCCGCGGATGGTTGGAAGGCTTCGGTGGTGCTGGTGATCGTGTCGCTGTCGCTGCTGATCCCGTGGAACGTGGTGGGCACTATCTGGCAGATTTTTGGCCGCTCGGACATTGGCTTGCTGGGGGCCGCGCTGCAAGGCATGGGCATCGAGTACAGCTACACCGGCAACGCCACCCACGCCTGGCTCACTGTGCTGCTGATGGATGTGTGGCACTGGACGCCGCTGGTGGCCTTGCTGGGCTATGCGGGCTTGCGCTCCATTCCCGATGCGTACTACCAGGCCGCACGGATCGACGGGGCCAGCAAGCTGGCGGTGTTTCGCTACATCCAGCTGCCCAAGATGCGCGGCGTGCTGATGATTGGCGTGCTGCTGCGCTTCATGGACAGCTTCATGATCTACACCGAGCCGTTTGTGCTGACCGGTGGCGGGCCCGGCAATGCGACCACATTCCTGTCGCAGTTCCTGACGCAAAAAGCCGTGGGCCAGTTTGACCTGGGCCCGGCGGCGGCCTTCTCGCTGATCTATTTCCTCATCATCCTGCTGCTGTGCTTCATCCTCTACAACTGGATGCAGCGTGTCGGCACCCAAGAAAAAGAAGGCGGGCATGAATAA
- a CDS encoding ABC transporter ATP-binding protein, producing the protein MARIELNLAHAYRANPTQDSDYALLPLKMTFNDGGAYALLGPSGCGKTTMLNIMSGLVAPSQGTVLFDGKDVTHASPQERNIAQVFQFPVIYDTMTVAENLAFPLRNRKVPQAQIDKRVGEIAEMLEMSGQLNQRAANLAADAKQKISLGRGLVRSDVSAVLFDEPLTVIDPHLKWQLRRKLKQIHRELKLTLIYVTHDQVEALTFAEQVVVMTRGRAVQVGSADALFERPSHTFVGNFIGSPGMNFLPVQATGSQLQVAGTQWALPRALPLGALKLGVRPEYVALASPADPGALLCTVDKIQDVGTHVMLTATVDGQLLKARLSPEVQLPAVGENVWLQVLGEHTCFYQNEEIVE; encoded by the coding sequence ATGGCCCGCATCGAACTCAATTTGGCGCACGCCTACCGCGCCAACCCCACGCAAGACAGCGACTACGCTCTGCTGCCTTTGAAGATGACTTTCAACGATGGCGGTGCCTATGCCTTGCTCGGCCCGTCGGGCTGCGGCAAAACCACCATGCTGAACATCATGTCGGGTCTGGTGGCACCGTCTCAGGGCACGGTGCTGTTTGATGGCAAAGACGTGACCCACGCCTCGCCGCAAGAGCGCAATATCGCCCAGGTGTTCCAGTTCCCGGTGATCTACGACACCATGACCGTGGCCGAGAACCTGGCCTTTCCGCTGCGCAACCGCAAGGTGCCGCAGGCGCAGATCGACAAACGCGTGGGCGAGATTGCCGAGATGCTGGAGATGAGCGGCCAGCTCAACCAGCGCGCGGCGAATCTGGCGGCCGACGCCAAGCAAAAGATTTCGCTGGGCCGGGGTCTGGTGCGCTCCGATGTGTCGGCGGTGTTATTTGACGAACCGCTCACCGTGATCGACCCCCACCTGAAATGGCAGTTGCGCCGCAAGCTCAAGCAGATCCACCGCGAACTCAAGCTCACCTTGATCTACGTGACCCATGACCAGGTGGAGGCGCTGACCTTTGCCGAGCAGGTGGTGGTGATGACCCGCGGCCGGGCCGTGCAGGTGGGCTCTGCCGATGCGCTGTTCGAGCGCCCCAGCCATACCTTTGTGGGCAACTTCATCGGTTCGCCCGGCATGAACTTTTTGCCGGTGCAGGCCACTGGCAGCCAATTGCAGGTGGCGGGTACGCAGTGGGCCTTGCCCCGTGCCTTGCCCCTGGGTGCGCTCAAGCTCGGCGTGCGGCCTGAATACGTGGCATTGGCGTCGCCCGCCGATCCCGGTGCGCTGCTGTGCACGGTGGACAAGATCCAGGACGTGGGCACGCATGTGATGCTGACCGCCACGGTGGATGGCCAACTGCTCAAGGCCCGTTTAAGCCCCGAGGTGCAACTGCCCGCAGTGGGGGAGAACGTCTGGCTGCAGGTGCTGGGTGAGCACACCTGCTTTTACCAAAATGAGGAAATTGTGGAATGA
- a CDS encoding ABC transporter ATP-binding protein, with product MQLSLEGISKKVGAQTWLYAMGIAPQPGAVTVLLGATQAGKTSLMRIMAGLDVPTHGRVKVDGVDVTGQPVRERNVAMVYQQFINYPSLKVRDNIASPLKLRGEKNMDQKVSALAEKLHIEMFLDRYPAELSGGQQQRVALARALAKAAPLMLLDEPLVNLDYKLREELRDELSSLFSGGESTVVYATTEPGEALLLGGYTAVMDGGELLQYGPTAEVFHQPKSLRVARAFSDPPMNLVAAHTAAGGVQLQAGPLLALALLPTTPGGLLTVGLRASALRVQQRPGDVALAGHVELAEISGSDTFVHVSTPIGELVAQLTGVHYFELGTALTLYFHATQAYVFDAQGALLLAPARKGTI from the coding sequence ATGCAGTTGAGCTTAGAAGGCATCAGCAAAAAGGTGGGGGCGCAGACGTGGCTGTACGCGATGGGTATCGCCCCACAGCCTGGCGCAGTCACCGTGCTGCTGGGGGCCACCCAGGCGGGCAAGACCAGCCTGATGCGCATCATGGCGGGCCTGGACGTGCCCACCCACGGTCGGGTCAAAGTGGACGGCGTGGATGTGACCGGCCAGCCGGTGCGCGAGCGCAATGTGGCCATGGTCTACCAGCAGTTCATCAACTACCCCTCGCTCAAGGTGCGTGACAACATTGCCTCGCCGCTGAAGCTGCGTGGTGAAAAAAACATGGACCAAAAGGTCAGCGCGCTGGCCGAGAAGCTGCACATCGAGATGTTTCTGGACCGCTATCCCGCCGAGCTGTCGGGCGGCCAACAGCAGCGGGTGGCCCTGGCCCGCGCCCTGGCCAAAGCCGCGCCGCTGATGCTGCTGGACGAGCCGCTGGTCAACCTGGATTACAAGCTGCGCGAAGAACTGCGCGACGAGCTGAGCTCGCTGTTCTCTGGCGGTGAATCCACCGTGGTGTATGCCACCACCGAGCCGGGCGAGGCCCTGCTGCTGGGGGGGTACACCGCGGTGATGGACGGTGGTGAACTGCTGCAGTACGGCCCCACCGCCGAGGTATTCCACCAGCCCAAGTCGCTGCGCGTGGCGCGGGCCTTCAGCGACCCGCCGATGAACCTGGTCGCCGCACACACCGCTGCCGGTGGCGTGCAGTTGCAGGCCGGACCGCTGCTGGCACTGGCTTTGCTGCCCACCACGCCGGGAGGTTTGTTGACAGTGGGCCTGCGAGCCAGTGCGCTGCGGGTGCAGCAACGCCCCGGCGACGTGGCCTTGGCCGGGCATGTAGAGCTGGCCGAGATTTCGGGCTCCGACACTTTTGTCCACGTCTCCACGCCCATCGGCGAGCTGGTCGCCCAGTTGACCGGGGTGCATTATTTTGAACTGGGCACGGCCTTGACCTTGTACTTTCACGCCACCCAGGCCTATGTGTTTGATGCCCAGGGGGCTTTGCTACTGGCTCCGGCGCGCAAGGGGACCATCTAA